In the Leptospira wolffii serovar Khorat str. Khorat-H2 genome, TCCACAGTCCTCCGTTTCATTTTAGACTTACCTTTTCCTTCTTCCTGGACCAAAAAGGGGAGAATTCTTCTCTTCGGAAAAAATAAGAAGGAGATTCCTCCCAGATGGGTGCAGCCGGTATTCCAGGATCCGATCCTAGGCTTCAATCCCATCTGGACTCTTGAAAAGAGCTTAAGGGAACCGCTTCTTCTTTTCGGAGAGGAAGAATATTACGAATCTCTATTGGAGAAATGGATTCCTATCCTGGGCTTGCAGGATAAGGATCTGAAGCGTTTGCCTTCTCTTTTCTCCGGAGGAGAATTGCAGAGGCTGGCACTACTACGTGCCTTGATCTGTCGCCCTAAACTTTTGTTATTGGACGAAGCGACTTCCGCATTGGATCCTCTCCTGAATTTCCAAGTGCTCTCCGCCTTGAAGGAATACCAACAATCGGAAGGAGTCACCATTCTCTGGGTGACTCATAATGTGAAATCCGCTAGAAAATTCTGCTCCCGGATCCTGGAGATGGAAGAATGGAACCGGATACCTTCGGGCTCGCGATTTTAGCTATTCTATTCGAAAAAATAGCGATTTCCTTGTCGGGAACGGAAAAATTCGGACTTTATTGATATAGCTCGGCCGTATCGAACGGAAGGAAACGAATTTGCTTATGGATTTTGCATACCCTGAAAACCCGCTCCATGTCCCGAAGGATCTGACTCTTCCTACCAAAAATCATAAAAGAAATCTTTGGTTCGCCGTTACGGGTCTGATCGGATTCGCGATTATCTATATTCTTACCGCTGCTTGGTTTACCGGGGCCACGATTTACTTAGTATCGGCCGGATTAGAGTCTCCGAATTCCAATCTATTCACTTTCGTTTCGGCCTTGGCTTCCGGTATGATTGCCTTTTTCATGATTAAGGCCTTATTCTTCGTTAAGAAGGGAGAGATTTCCCAAGAATACGAGGTAACGAAAGAGAGCGAACCGAAACTATTTAAGTTCCTTTATCGATTGGCGGATGAAACGGGAGCGCCGAGACCTCATAGAGTGTTTCTTTCTTCCAGAGTCAATGCCTGCGTTTTCTACGATTTATCCATTCTGAATTTCTTCTTTCCTTCCAAAAAGAATCTGGAGATAGGCCTGGGTCTCGTGAACGTTTTGACGATCAGCGAACTCAAAGCGGTACTCGCACATGAGTTCGGTCATTTCGCACAAAGAAGTATGGCGGTCGGAAACTGGGTTTATATCGCGCAACAGATAGCCGCTCATATCATCGCTAAAAGGGACGCTTTGGATGATTTCCTAAAGAGTTGGTCCTACACGGATCTCAGACTTGCTTGGGTATTTTGGATATTACGTCTGGCGGTATGGTCCTTGCGAGCCACTCTGGAATCCATTTTTAATCTGGTACTTATGGCTCAGCATGCCCTATCGCGGGAGATGGAGTTCCAAGCGGATTTAGTCGCGGTTTCCGTAACCGGAAGCGACGCGTTGGTCCATGCTTTGCATAAATTGCAGGCAGCCGATTCCACTTGGGATAGCGCTCAAAATTTCTTTTATAGGCAAGCTCAGGAAAATAAGGTTACCGCTAACATATTCAACGTACATTTGCGTACGATCGATCATATGGGTCGAATATTGAATGATCCCGGTTATTGTAAAGTCGCCGTTCTTCCCGAAACCAATCCGAGCGAGCATAGGGTGTTCACCACGGAAATTGCTCAGCCTCCAAAGATGTGGGCGACTCACCCTTATAATCATGAAAGGGAGAATAACGCAAAAAAGGTATATATCCCCGCAGCGCTCGACGATAGGGAAAGCTGGGTGGTTTTCGACGATCCGGAAGGTCTCAAACGGAAATTTGTGAAGCAGCTTCTTTCTAATTTCCCGGAAGAAGTAAATACCGACGATCAGACGATCGGAAAATTGGACGAAGAATACAAACAGGAATACTTGGATAGCCGCTATCGAGGGGCTTATTTGGGACGTTCCTTCGTTCGATACGCCGAGAAACCGGAAGATTTCTTCGAGCATAAGATCGAATCTATTTCCAAGACCTTGGGAGAGTTGTATCCTCCCACCTTATCCGAAGATCTCGAGAAATTCAGGAATCTGGAAAGAGAATTGGATCTGCTTTCCGCATTGAGGGATGGATTTCTTGTCCCGCCGGATGGGATCATTCGATTCCGGGGAACGGAACTCAAGAAGAGAGAATTACCGAAAGCAATCGAAACGGTTCGCCAAGAATACGAGAGGGTCCTGCAGACTGTGTTTGAACACGACAGACTATGTCGTTCCGCTCATTTACAAGCCGCGAAAGAAATCGGTAAAGGATGGCCGGAATATCTCTCAGGTCTGTTGGAAGTCCTACACTACGCGGATCATTCTCGTGCCGACGTGCAGGATGCTCGCGGATTTTTGAACAATGTATACGCGGTCGTGACTGCGGATAGGAACGTTAGTTCGAGGGAATTGGACCGATTGGTGGCCGCGGGTACCGAACTCTTTAACGCTTTAGAAATCGTTTATAGACATGCGGAAAGAATAGAATTGGATAACGAACTATTAAAACGATTGGGTGTGGATTCCTGGACTGCAGGGCTCGGAAAATTCGAATTCGTTCCTCCTACGCGGGACAATATGAACGAATGGTTGAAAGTTGTGGATTCTTGGATAGACGCCACTTATAATTCCCTATCCCAATTGCGTTTTTCCGCATTGGAAGAGTTGCTTCTGACCGAGGCCAAGATTTTAAATTGGACTCTCGACAAGAAGTCCAAGCCGGAACCGGCTTCTGGTCGATCTTTTGTCGTTAAGGATTATCCTAAGATAACTCCGGGCAAAGAAAGACAATTGCAGAAACGACTCGGTCTATGGGATAGATTTCAAACCGCAGACGGGCTCGTTCCGGGAATTCTTCGATTTTCCATTTCTTCCGCAATCATCGGCGGAATCTTATATTCTACCATTTATTGGATTTTGATTTTGTAATCTTCCCAATAAAAAACCCCGAAGCGCTATTTTGCGCGACGGGGCCTCGAAAAGACTCGAATCCGAAAACCGGATTTAGAACTCGATATGATACAGGTTCTTGCGGTCTTTTTTGTCCTTATACAAAGCGAGGAGAACGTCGATCCGATAAATGGACGAACGTAAGCTGGCTTCCAGCAATCTCAAGGCCTTGATCTGGTTTTCGAGGGACATTTCGCTCAATCTGGTGACTTCGGTTTTTTCGAATACCTCGTGAGTGACTTCGCTCGTTTTTAAATCGGCGGGTTTGAAGACGATTTTTTTGTTCTCGAACATCACTTCGTAGTAAATCCTACGACTCTCCGAAGCTAGAGTGATATCCGAAACCTTTCCTCCGTTGAACTGGAAGGTGATGTATTTGAGTAAGTTACTCTCATAACCGTCCTGTACTTGGAAAGGGATGTCTTCCGTGACGATGGTTTGGCGTTTCTCGTACTTCGGCATCAGGACCACGAGAATATCGTGTTTGCGCTCCAAGTCTTTCAATCTCTCGTTGATGGTCGCTTCGAGACCGACGATGATTTTTTTCAGAGACTTGGTATACTCGCTCGTTTCGTCCTGAAACACGTCCGACTCGTTGACCTTTTGTTTTTGTTGGGCCAAAAGCGGGACGAAGAAGAAGAGGGTCGCCAAAGCGAAAAGCCTGGTTTGGTTTTTCATTGGATCCTCCGCCCTCAAGAATGGGGGTTTTCCCTTGGTTTGCCAAGTCTTTTTCGGATCCGGCTATTATTGCTGTTCCTTCTCCGCTTCTTCGTCGGCAGCCTTGATCTCCGCGAATCTCTTGGCCAGGTCCCTTCTTCTCTCTATGATTTTAATCGAGAATTCGGAGAAGAAGGGGTCGTTCGGGAATTTCAATAGTTCCTCATATTCTTTTGCAGCCGTGACATAATCGCCGATCTTACTCGCCGTCTCCGCGAAGAAGAAATGGAATTTTTTATTGTACGCTCTCTTTTTGCCTTGGTCGTCGAAAAGGTCCGTGTTCCGAAGGATCTTGTAAGCGTAATAATCCCGGCCGCTCATGATTTCCAACCTGGCTAGGCCTAACTTTGCATCTGGACTATTCTCGTCTATGGACAAGGCTTTTTTAATATAAATCTGTGCCCTATTCTTCAGATCCGTGCGAATATAATGCTCCGCTAATAGAACGAGCGCCTCTGTCTGGAACTGGTTTCTTTCCACCGCCTTTTTGTAATAGGCCACGGCTTGAATCTGTTCGTTCAGTAGTTCGTATAGTACTCCCAGATGGATATACGTCCTGTAATATTGAGGAACCTCTGCGGCAGCGTATTCGAATTGCAGTGCGGCCTTTTGGTATTTCTTCTCAATATGAAACGCTCTTCCTAGATTATAACGAAATGCGAAGAAGGAAGGGTCGTACCGAATGCCGGCCTCCAACATGGAAATCGCCTGGTTCCTTTTTTTGGGATCGGCGGTTTGCAGTAATCCTACCGCGTCGTTATTAAAGATCCCGCAATTTCCGATCTGCTTGCCTTCGAACTCGAAACTTCCTTTCGAGGGTGGGGGGGCCCCTTTCCAGTGCCTTCCGGCGGCGATAATGAAATCCTGCTCGGTCCGAGCCAGGCTTCCGTCTTGGTAGAACTCGGGAGATAAGAATTCATTTTCTCCCCAGAGGATTCCCGCGT is a window encoding:
- a CDS encoding ATP-binding cassette domain-containing protein; its protein translation is MVGQEEPVLVLEKLSLFSPERIYLSDLNLTVFAGEFLGILGRSGSGKSTVLRFILDLPFPSSWTKKGRILLFGKNKKEIPPRWVQPVFQDPILGFNPIWTLEKSLREPLLLFGEEEYYESLLEKWIPILGLQDKDLKRLPSLFSGGELQRLALLRALICRPKLLLLDEATSALDPLLNFQVLSALKEYQQSEGVTILWVTHNVKSARKFCSRILEMEEWNRIPSGSRF
- a CDS encoding M48 family metallopeptidase; this translates as MDFAYPENPLHVPKDLTLPTKNHKRNLWFAVTGLIGFAIIYILTAAWFTGATIYLVSAGLESPNSNLFTFVSALASGMIAFFMIKALFFVKKGEISQEYEVTKESEPKLFKFLYRLADETGAPRPHRVFLSSRVNACVFYDLSILNFFFPSKKNLEIGLGLVNVLTISELKAVLAHEFGHFAQRSMAVGNWVYIAQQIAAHIIAKRDALDDFLKSWSYTDLRLAWVFWILRLAVWSLRATLESIFNLVLMAQHALSREMEFQADLVAVSVTGSDALVHALHKLQAADSTWDSAQNFFYRQAQENKVTANIFNVHLRTIDHMGRILNDPGYCKVAVLPETNPSEHRVFTTEIAQPPKMWATHPYNHERENNAKKVYIPAALDDRESWVVFDDPEGLKRKFVKQLLSNFPEEVNTDDQTIGKLDEEYKQEYLDSRYRGAYLGRSFVRYAEKPEDFFEHKIESISKTLGELYPPTLSEDLEKFRNLERELDLLSALRDGFLVPPDGIIRFRGTELKKRELPKAIETVRQEYERVLQTVFEHDRLCRSAHLQAAKEIGKGWPEYLSGLLEVLHYADHSRADVQDARGFLNNVYAVVTADRNVSSRELDRLVAAGTELFNALEIVYRHAERIELDNELLKRLGVDSWTAGLGKFEFVPPTRDNMNEWLKVVDSWIDATYNSLSQLRFSALEELLLTEAKILNWTLDKKSKPEPASGRSFVVKDYPKITPGKERQLQKRLGLWDRFQTADGLVPGILRFSISSAIIGGILYSTIYWILIL
- a CDS encoding tetratricopeptide repeat protein, which produces MRTISSVKVYLQGFNLRRIPFFLLLFISVSLKAQFKIGDREYAGILWGENEFLSPEFYQDGSLARTEQDFIIAAGRHWKGAPPPSKGSFEFEGKQIGNCGIFNNDAVGLLQTADPKKRNQAISMLEAGIRYDPSFFAFRYNLGRAFHIEKKYQKAALQFEYAAAEVPQYYRTYIHLGVLYELLNEQIQAVAYYKKAVERNQFQTEALVLLAEHYIRTDLKNRAQIYIKKALSIDENSPDAKLGLARLEIMSGRDYYAYKILRNTDLFDDQGKKRAYNKKFHFFFAETASKIGDYVTAAKEYEELLKFPNDPFFSEFSIKIIERRRDLAKRFAEIKAADEEAEKEQQ